One window of the Klebsiella oxytoca genome contains the following:
- the hypE gene encoding hydrogenase expression/formation protein HypE produces MKSVQLAHGSGGQAMQQLIGDLFMQAFANPWLAEQEDQARLDLADLMAQGDRLAFSTDSYVIDPLFFPGGNIGKLAVCGTANDVAVSGAIPHYLSCGFILEEGLEMATLEAVVNSMAQTAREAGIAIVTGDTKVVPRGAADKLFINTAGIGVIPTGIRWGAQRISAGDVLLVSGTLGDHGATILNLREQMGLDGALSSDCAVLTPLIQMLRGVAGVKALRDATRGGVNAVAHEFAAASGCGIELHEQKLPVNDTVRGVCELLGLDALNFANEGKLLIAVAREAAESVLAHLRSHPLGRDAAIIGDVVERKGVRSIGLYGVKRTLDLPHAEPLPRIC; encoded by the coding sequence ATGAAAAGCGTTCAGTTAGCTCACGGTAGCGGCGGTCAGGCGATGCAGCAGCTGATCGGCGATCTGTTTATGCAGGCTTTCGCCAATCCCTGGCTGGCGGAACAGGAGGATCAGGCACGTCTCGATCTCGCCGATCTTATGGCCCAGGGCGATCGCCTGGCTTTTTCCACCGACAGCTATGTTATCGATCCGCTGTTTTTCCCCGGCGGCAATATCGGCAAGCTGGCGGTTTGCGGTACCGCCAACGATGTGGCGGTAAGCGGCGCGATCCCGCACTACCTCTCCTGCGGGTTTATTCTCGAAGAGGGGCTGGAGATGGCCACTCTCGAAGCGGTGGTCAACAGCATGGCGCAGACCGCGCGGGAAGCCGGTATCGCCATTGTCACCGGTGATACCAAAGTGGTGCCGCGCGGGGCGGCGGATAAGCTGTTTATTAATACCGCCGGGATCGGCGTAATCCCCACCGGCATTCGCTGGGGCGCGCAGCGGATTAGCGCGGGCGACGTGCTGCTGGTCAGCGGCACGCTTGGCGACCACGGGGCGACGATCCTCAACCTGCGCGAGCAGATGGGGCTGGACGGCGCGTTGTCCAGCGACTGCGCGGTGCTGACGCCCTTAATTCAGATGCTGCGCGGCGTTGCTGGCGTGAAAGCGCTACGCGATGCCACCCGCGGCGGCGTTAACGCGGTGGCCCATGAGTTCGCCGCCGCCAGCGGCTGCGGAATAGAGCTGCATGAACAAAAGCTGCCGGTTAACGATACCGTACGCGGGGTGTGCGAGCTGCTTGGCCTGGACGCGCTTAATTTTGCCAACGAGGGTAAGTTGTTGATCGCCGTTGCTCGCGAGGCGGCGGAAAGCGTGCTTGCGCATTTACGCTCTCATCCGTTAGGCCGCGATGCGGCGATAATCGGCGACGTTGTGGAACGCAAAGGCGTGCGCTCTATTGGTCTGTACGGCGTCAAACGTACGCTGGACCTTCCGCACGCCGAGCCGCTGCCGAGAATTTGTTAA
- the flhA gene encoding formate hydrogenlyase transcriptional activator FlhA, whose amino-acid sequence MSYTPMGDFGQQGLFDITRILLQQPDLAALSETLTRLVQQSALADRAAIILWHSGNHRATRYACDDEGHPGGYEDETVLANGPVRRLLSRPDALHCDSATFAETWPQLARSGLYAEFGYYCLLPLAAEGRIFGGCEFIRDDHRPWSEKEYQRLHTFTQIVAVVTEQIQSRVSNNVDYDLLCHERDNFRILVAITNAVLSRLDIDELVSEVAKEIHRYFRIDAISVVLRSNRKGKLNIYSTHYLDASHPVHDQSEVDEAGTLTERVFKSKEMLLLNLHEHDPLAPYEKMLFEMWDNKIQTLCLLPLMSGDTLLGVLKLAQCDEKVFTTTNLKLLRQIAERVSIAIDNALAYREIQRLKERLVDENLALTEQLNNVENEFGEIIGRSEAMNSVLKQVEMVAQSDSTVLILGETGTGKELIARAIHNLSGRNSRRMVKMNCAAMPAGLLESDLFGHERGAFTGASAQRIGRFELADKSSLFLDEVGDMPVELQPKLLRVLQEQEFERLGSNKLIHTDVRLIAATNRDLKQMVTDREFRSDLYYRLNVFPIHLPPLRERPDDIPLLVKAFTFKIARRLGRNIDSIPAETLRLLSRMEWPGNVRELENVIERAVLLTRGSVLQLSLPEMSIQQEPQAAEVLPEEGEDEYQLIVRVLKESNGVVAGPKGAAQRLGLKRTTLLSRMKRLGINKDQLV is encoded by the coding sequence ATGTCGTATACACCGATGGGCGATTTTGGGCAGCAGGGTCTGTTCGATATCACCCGTATTTTATTACAGCAGCCGGACCTGGCCGCGCTCAGTGAGACGCTGACCCGCCTGGTGCAGCAGTCCGCGCTTGCCGACCGGGCGGCGATTATTCTGTGGCATTCCGGTAACCACCGCGCGACCAGGTACGCCTGCGACGACGAGGGGCATCCGGGCGGCTATGAAGATGAAACCGTGCTCGCCAACGGCCCGGTGCGACGCCTGCTGTCGCGACCGGATGCGCTGCATTGCGATAGCGCCACCTTTGCCGAAACCTGGCCGCAGCTCGCCAGAAGCGGGCTCTATGCGGAATTTGGCTATTACTGCCTGCTGCCGCTGGCGGCGGAGGGCCGTATCTTTGGCGGCTGCGAATTTATTCGTGATGACCATCGCCCATGGAGCGAAAAAGAGTACCAGCGGCTGCACACCTTTACGCAAATCGTCGCCGTAGTGACCGAGCAGATCCAGAGCCGGGTCAGCAATAACGTCGACTACGATCTGCTGTGCCACGAGCGCGATAACTTCCGTATCCTGGTGGCGATCACCAACGCGGTGCTCTCGCGGCTGGATATTGACGAGCTGGTCAGCGAAGTGGCCAAAGAGATCCACCGCTACTTCCGTATCGACGCCATTAGCGTGGTACTGCGCAGCAACCGCAAAGGCAAACTCAATATCTACTCCACCCACTATCTCGACGCCAGCCACCCGGTGCACGACCAGAGCGAAGTGGACGAAGCCGGTACCCTGACCGAGCGGGTATTCAAAAGCAAAGAGATGCTGCTGCTCAACCTCCACGAGCACGACCCGCTGGCGCCGTACGAAAAAATGCTTTTCGAGATGTGGGATAACAAAATTCAGACCCTGTGCCTGCTGCCGTTAATGTCCGGCGATACCCTGCTTGGGGTACTGAAGCTGGCGCAGTGCGATGAAAAAGTGTTTACCACCACCAACCTCAAGCTGCTGCGGCAAATCGCCGAACGCGTGTCGATCGCCATCGATAACGCCCTCGCCTATCGCGAAATTCAGCGCCTTAAAGAGCGGCTGGTGGATGAAAACCTGGCGCTCACCGAACAACTCAATAACGTCGAAAACGAGTTTGGCGAAATCATTGGCCGCAGCGAGGCCATGAATAGCGTGCTCAAGCAGGTGGAAATGGTGGCGCAGAGCGACAGCACGGTGCTGATCCTCGGTGAAACCGGCACCGGTAAGGAGCTGATTGCCCGCGCTATTCATAACCTGAGCGGCCGCAATAGCCGCCGGATGGTCAAAATGAACTGCGCGGCGATGCCCGCCGGGCTGCTGGAAAGCGACCTGTTTGGTCACGAGCGCGGGGCGTTTACCGGCGCCAGCGCCCAGCGTATCGGCCGTTTCGAACTGGCGGACAAAAGCTCGCTGTTCCTTGATGAAGTGGGCGATATGCCGGTGGAGCTGCAGCCTAAACTACTGCGCGTCCTGCAGGAGCAGGAGTTCGAGCGTCTCGGCAGCAATAAGCTGATTCATACCGATGTACGCCTGATCGCCGCGACCAACCGCGACCTTAAGCAAATGGTTACCGATCGCGAATTTCGCAGCGATCTCTACTACCGGCTGAACGTCTTCCCTATCCACCTGCCGCCGCTGCGCGAGCGTCCGGACGATATTCCGCTACTGGTGAAAGCCTTCACCTTTAAAATCGCCCGCCGCCTCGGACGCAATATCGACAGCATTCCGGCCGAGACGCTGCGGCTTCTCAGCCGCATGGAGTGGCCGGGCAACGTGCGTGAACTGGAAAACGTCATTGAACGGGCGGTGCTGCTGACCCGCGGCAGCGTGCTGCAGCTCTCCCTGCCGGAAATGAGTATCCAGCAGGAGCCACAGGCGGCGGAAGTGCTGCCGGAAGAGGGCGAAGACGAGTATCAGCTCATTGTCCGGGTACTGAAAGAGAGTAACGGCGTAGTCGCCGGACCAAAGGGCGCGGCCCAGCGCCTGGGATTAAAGCGCACAACGCTGCTGTCGCGAATGAAACGGCTCGGTATTAATAAAGACCAGCTGGTGTAG
- a CDS encoding glycoside hydrolase family 1 protein has protein sequence MTRYQFPEGFFWGAAASGPQTEGISNKPHRSIWDSWFAEQPERFYQQIGPQTVCDTYHQYPQDVALMKRTGFNSFRTSIQWSRLIDDFETGAPNADAVRFYHAYLDEMIENGIEPMINLYHFDMPEALQKQYGGFESAHVTDLFARFARTAFELFGHKVKYWITFNEPIVPVEGGYLYDFHYPCKKDGRLAAQVAFNIMLAHAKAVREFRALALESEIGVVLNLTPSYTRNDSAEDKKAAWYADLFFNRSFLDPLVKHQFPKELCEILAAHDCLPEVTKADVELITGSRVDFLGVNYYVPRRVKARESDYTLDYFTPEFYFENYVNPEGRFNPYRDNNEILPQAIYDIAANIRDNYGNIKWFLAEIGIAMDIESEGEPGEDGVIDDSFRIGLMEEHLVQLHRAIADGANCFGVHQWTFIDNWSWINSFKRRYGFWRLDLQTGERQIKRNALWFAGLATSNGFSSDK, from the coding sequence ATGACCCGGTATCAGTTTCCGGAAGGCTTTTTTTGGGGCGCGGCGGCATCAGGTCCGCAAACGGAGGGCATAAGCAATAAGCCGCACCGTTCTATTTGGGACAGCTGGTTTGCCGAACAGCCGGAACGTTTTTATCAGCAGATTGGGCCGCAAACCGTCTGCGACACTTACCATCAATATCCGCAGGACGTGGCGTTAATGAAGCGGACCGGGTTCAACTCTTTTCGCACCTCGATCCAGTGGTCGCGGCTGATTGACGACTTCGAAACCGGCGCGCCCAATGCGGACGCGGTGCGTTTTTATCATGCCTACCTGGATGAGATGATTGAAAACGGCATTGAGCCGATGATCAACCTCTATCACTTTGACATGCCGGAAGCGCTGCAAAAGCAGTACGGCGGCTTTGAGTCGGCGCACGTGACGGATCTCTTCGCGCGTTTTGCCCGCACCGCCTTCGAGCTGTTTGGTCACAAAGTGAAATACTGGATCACCTTCAACGAGCCGATTGTGCCGGTTGAAGGCGGCTATCTGTACGACTTCCACTACCCCTGCAAGAAAGACGGCAGGCTGGCGGCGCAGGTGGCGTTCAACATTATGCTGGCCCACGCCAAGGCGGTGCGCGAGTTTCGCGCGCTGGCGCTGGAAAGCGAGATTGGCGTGGTGCTGAACCTGACGCCCTCATATACCCGCAACGACAGCGCGGAGGATAAAAAAGCGGCGTGGTATGCGGATCTGTTTTTCAACCGCAGTTTCCTCGATCCGTTGGTGAAGCATCAGTTTCCAAAAGAGCTGTGCGAAATTCTGGCCGCGCACGATTGCCTGCCGGAGGTGACAAAAGCCGACGTGGAGCTGATCACCGGATCGCGCGTCGATTTTCTCGGCGTTAACTATTACGTTCCGCGGCGGGTGAAGGCGCGCGAAAGCGACTATACGCTGGACTATTTCACGCCGGAGTTTTATTTCGAAAACTACGTGAATCCAGAAGGGCGCTTTAATCCTTATCGCGATAATAATGAAATTCTGCCGCAGGCGATTTATGACATTGCCGCCAACATTCGCGATAACTACGGCAATATAAAGTGGTTCCTCGCGGAAATCGGTATCGCGATGGATATTGAGTCGGAAGGTGAGCCGGGCGAGGACGGGGTCATTGATGATTCGTTCCGCATTGGCCTGATGGAAGAGCACCTGGTGCAGCTGCATCGCGCCATTGCCGACGGCGCCAACTGCTTTGGCGTGCATCAGTGGACTTTTATCGATAATTGGTCGTGGATTAATTCGTTCAAGCGCCGCTACGGCTTCTGGCGGCTCGACCTGCAAACCGGCGAGCGGCAGATAAAACGCAACGCGCTGTGGTTTGCCGGGCTGGCGACCAGCAACGGCTTCAGTTCTGATAAATAG
- a CDS encoding CBM35 domain-containing protein: MKPVKKLMLVALLSALGSAGAMAAEQSHFEHFITRDGATLKDGDKVFRFAGIHAPELHRIEDDARGTCKADSRGWGQYFRWPTADEQENWIKAQVQTGAKAQRVYVLSVQQEFDEACGRETHILAPQTADGMPRLNEKAMQIYDNMIAEADKQGLRLILPFIDHWWWWGGREQLAAFYHEKPEDFYRTDSKTFKAYLDVIRQVITRTNSVTGRPYYDEKAIMAWETGNELEDTNADFLRQTAAWIKKWAPHQLVIDGTYKKINEFALDDPNVDIVSNHYYTNADNNHPDQVKKDLTAAAGKKVYMVGEFGLLDAQQLNAIMQSIVHSEVNGAQAAGGLIWGFRGHRHDGGFYWHKESTGHYSYHLPGFPVEGKANQEMEVVDLVRTAAAQMNGQEKAPPLPKPDAPKLRATDSPFAINWLGAAVGRAYDVERSDSATGPWKVVGRDISDGVNEWNPQTMDLFRDDYRSLRLGNTYYYRVIAKNESGSSAPSNVISVKHNQENQAPVITLAQTLTTSQDQGVQLSASWRDDGLPDRDVKVSWSNGGSAQAHFCAADKAETRAWFSAPGEYALTFSVDDGLLKSSKTVKVTVTEAVGKAPADYCRFAGRVLNVSEGKVEAAKSEKDALAIDDDGFLGPFANDGDKVSWQVAAPWAGKYQLRVTFSGKWGGKKNSFIVNGGAPIAVEFPQTDEQGQQLLVPVELKAGDNRIDFGKFAGDWGYMFIKSIEVVAE; this comes from the coding sequence ATTAAGCCGGTGAAAAAACTGATGCTTGTGGCGCTGCTTTCGGCGCTGGGAAGCGCCGGAGCGATGGCCGCAGAGCAGTCGCATTTTGAACACTTTATTACCCGTGACGGCGCGACGTTAAAAGATGGCGATAAGGTTTTCCGCTTCGCGGGGATCCACGCGCCGGAGCTGCACCGCATTGAGGACGATGCTCGCGGGACCTGCAAGGCCGACTCGCGCGGCTGGGGGCAGTACTTCCGCTGGCCGACGGCGGACGAGCAGGAAAACTGGATTAAGGCGCAGGTGCAAACCGGCGCCAAAGCGCAGCGGGTATACGTACTTTCGGTGCAGCAGGAATTTGACGAGGCCTGCGGTCGCGAAACCCATATTCTGGCTCCGCAAACCGCCGACGGCATGCCGCGCCTGAACGAAAAGGCGATGCAGATTTACGACAATATGATCGCCGAGGCGGATAAGCAGGGGCTGCGCCTGATTCTGCCGTTTATCGATCACTGGTGGTGGTGGGGCGGTCGCGAACAGCTGGCGGCGTTCTACCACGAAAAGCCGGAGGATTTTTATCGCACCGACAGCAAAACGTTTAAGGCCTATCTGGACGTGATTCGTCAGGTCATCACTCGAACTAACAGCGTGACCGGCCGCCCTTACTATGACGAAAAAGCGATTATGGCCTGGGAGACCGGCAACGAGCTGGAAGACACTAACGCGGATTTCCTCCGGCAGACCGCCGCGTGGATCAAAAAGTGGGCGCCGCATCAGCTGGTGATTGATGGCACTTACAAGAAAATTAACGAGTTCGCCCTTGATGACCCGAATGTCGATATCGTCAGCAACCACTATTACACCAATGCCGATAACAACCATCCCGATCAGGTGAAGAAAGATTTGACGGCGGCCGCGGGTAAGAAAGTTTATATGGTGGGCGAATTCGGCCTGCTGGACGCGCAGCAGCTCAACGCCATTATGCAGTCGATCGTCCATAGCGAAGTCAACGGCGCGCAGGCGGCGGGCGGCTTGATTTGGGGCTTCCGCGGTCATCGCCACGACGGTGGTTTCTACTGGCATAAAGAGTCTACCGGCCACTATAGCTATCACCTGCCGGGCTTTCCGGTAGAAGGCAAGGCCAATCAGGAGATGGAAGTGGTCGATCTGGTCAGGACCGCCGCGGCGCAGATGAACGGGCAGGAGAAAGCACCGCCGCTGCCGAAGCCGGATGCGCCGAAGCTGCGGGCGACGGATTCACCGTTTGCTATCAACTGGCTGGGGGCCGCGGTGGGGCGCGCCTATGATGTTGAGCGCTCAGATTCGGCAACCGGGCCGTGGAAGGTGGTAGGGCGCGATATTTCCGACGGCGTTAACGAGTGGAACCCGCAGACGATGGATCTGTTCCGCGATGACTATCGCAGTCTGCGGCTGGGGAATACGTACTATTACCGCGTCATCGCTAAGAACGAGAGCGGCAGTTCAGCGCCTTCAAACGTGATTAGCGTGAAGCACAACCAGGAGAATCAGGCGCCGGTAATCACGCTGGCGCAGACGCTCACTACCAGCCAGGACCAGGGCGTGCAGCTGAGCGCGAGCTGGCGCGATGATGGGCTCCCGGACCGCGACGTAAAGGTTAGCTGGAGCAACGGCGGCAGCGCACAGGCCCATTTCTGCGCGGCGGATAAAGCCGAAACCCGCGCCTGGTTTAGCGCGCCAGGTGAATATGCGCTGACCTTCAGCGTCGATGACGGCCTGCTCAAGAGCAGCAAAACCGTTAAGGTCACGGTGACGGAGGCCGTCGGTAAAGCGCCCGCCGATTACTGCCGTTTTGCCGGGAGGGTATTAAACGTTAGCGAGGGTAAGGTTGAGGCGGCGAAAAGCGAGAAAGACGCGCTGGCGATTGACGACGACGGGTTTCTCGGACCGTTTGCCAACGATGGCGATAAGGTGAGCTGGCAGGTTGCCGCACCGTGGGCCGGCAAGTACCAGCTGCGGGTAACGTTCAGCGGCAAATGGGGCGGTAAGAAAAACTCGTTTATCGTCAACGGCGGCGCGCCGATAGCGGTTGAATTCCCGCAGACCGATGAACAGGGCCAGCAGCTGCTGGTGCCGGTCGAGCTGAAAGCCGGCGATAACCGCATCGATTTTGGCAAATTCGCCGGTGACTGGGGCTATATGTTTATCAAATCGATTGAAGTGGTTGCTGAGTAG
- a CDS encoding maltoporin, with the protein MIRLNHSIPLSLLALVVMSDCASADPKYDFMLHGYIRSGILANSDGNRADSVGLMPDGKWRLGNEEDTKIELIPTVTLTSDSGVVAKVQANITHQSKCTSDWNCQDDDGHDVQFREGFAELSNLDFAPEMTFWAGKRYSSSNTSSHQFDWEYIQYNGTGGGFDNMDLGFARFDAGVYAFSPTDETKAYPVDKGDQGYPDDYSLNLWLKKIGGTGFDLELIGHHMNRNENHPTSAEKGYGVTGVYNFDGFYGLTGGYSRVVFQYGRGLAAGDSLGKNGWGWANLDDTQSWRVVLDNMASLGDWEISTFAYYQKDKNYRWWTEDANGWGRTSWVAGIRPYQQITKNFAMQYELGYEYLDDKNYKGVDGKGKGGLTKVTVAPTLTFDSGFWTRPQLRFFVTYAKWDKGVSDALDGNYNWSTNTISAGGYSRSGDTDTLNFGVQAEVWF; encoded by the coding sequence ATGATCAGGCTAAATCATTCAATACCTCTGTCTTTACTGGCCCTTGTGGTGATGAGCGACTGCGCCAGCGCCGATCCGAAGTACGATTTTATGCTGCATGGCTATATCCGTTCCGGGATCCTCGCCAATTCCGACGGCAACCGCGCCGACTCCGTAGGCCTGATGCCCGACGGAAAATGGCGTCTGGGCAACGAAGAAGATACCAAAATTGAACTGATCCCAACGGTGACCCTCACGTCGGACAGCGGCGTGGTGGCAAAAGTCCAGGCCAACATCACCCACCAGTCGAAATGTACCTCCGACTGGAACTGTCAGGATGATGACGGACACGATGTGCAGTTCCGCGAAGGTTTCGCCGAACTATCAAACCTCGACTTCGCGCCGGAAATGACCTTCTGGGCCGGTAAGCGCTACAGCAGCTCCAACACCTCCAGCCACCAGTTCGACTGGGAGTACATTCAGTACAACGGTACCGGCGGCGGCTTTGACAACATGGATCTCGGCTTTGCGCGCTTTGATGCCGGGGTTTACGCCTTCTCGCCGACGGACGAAACCAAAGCCTACCCGGTCGACAAAGGCGATCAGGGCTATCCGGATGACTACTCGCTCAACCTGTGGCTGAAAAAGATCGGCGGGACCGGCTTCGATCTTGAACTGATTGGTCACCATATGAACCGCAACGAGAATCATCCGACCTCGGCGGAAAAAGGCTACGGCGTGACCGGCGTTTATAACTTTGACGGTTTTTACGGCCTGACCGGCGGCTATTCCCGCGTGGTTTTCCAGTACGGACGCGGCCTGGCGGCGGGAGATTCGCTGGGCAAAAACGGCTGGGGTTGGGCTAACCTCGACGATACGCAGTCCTGGCGCGTGGTGCTGGACAATATGGCCTCGCTGGGCGACTGGGAAATCTCCACGTTTGCCTACTATCAGAAAGACAAAAATTACCGCTGGTGGACGGAAGACGCCAACGGCTGGGGGCGTACCAGCTGGGTGGCCGGGATCCGCCCGTACCAGCAGATCACCAAAAACTTCGCCATGCAGTACGAGCTGGGCTACGAATATCTCGACGATAAAAACTACAAAGGCGTGGACGGTAAAGGCAAAGGCGGGTTGACCAAAGTGACCGTCGCGCCGACCCTGACCTTTGACTCCGGCTTCTGGACTCGCCCGCAGCTGCGCTTCTTCGTGACTTACGCGAAGTGGGATAAAGGGGTATCCGACGCGCTGGACGGCAACTACAACTGGAGCACCAATACGATTTCCGCTGGCGGTTATTCGCGCAGCGGCGATACCGACACGCTGAACTTTGGCGTGCAGGCCGAAGTCTGGTTCTAA
- a CDS encoding PTS sugar transporter subunit IIC yields the protein MNIQLMNVVVDIIEQRLAPLANVLTRNNHITAMRDSFALAMPFVIVGSLLVPILFPPVSIDGTSAFGQFYLQLRPILLPTFELTIGLVALIVAFGASASLAKQYRLPERLCGLTGCLGFLLFIGFRGNGAANLYLGGMGIFTALISSAYSIEIVRFFYKKGWCIRLPEEVPVMTRNGFQLLIPLLVVMLSISVINALLLQSTGRILPELISEAVRPLVVASDTLTAVLISLFICNLLWFVGIHGALIITGIMNPFWMTYLFENQQALAAGSAMLPHIYLQGFWDFYLLIGGIGSTLPLVFMAMRSRSRQLKSVGKIGLLPSLFNINEPILFGFPIIMNPVFLLPFIFVPLINACIAWYLTQLGILDRAVAMLPWSMPAPLGAAWSANGSWKNLCMCLFAIFNAWMLYRPFFKVYERQLADAER from the coding sequence ATGAACATTCAGTTGATGAATGTTGTCGTCGACATTATCGAGCAGCGGCTGGCGCCGCTGGCCAACGTTCTGACGCGCAATAACCACATTACGGCGATGCGCGACAGCTTTGCGCTGGCGATGCCGTTTGTGATTGTCGGAAGTTTGCTGGTGCCGATTTTGTTTCCACCCGTTTCCATCGACGGTACATCGGCTTTCGGGCAGTTCTATCTCCAGCTGCGGCCGATACTGCTGCCGACCTTTGAGCTCACTATCGGACTGGTGGCGCTGATTGTCGCCTTTGGCGCCAGCGCCAGTCTTGCCAAGCAGTACCGGCTACCGGAGCGGCTCTGCGGGTTAACCGGCTGCCTGGGGTTTTTGCTGTTTATCGGCTTTCGCGGCAACGGCGCGGCCAATCTTTATCTTGGCGGGATGGGGATTTTTACCGCTCTGATTTCAAGTGCTTACTCCATTGAAATCGTGCGCTTTTTCTACAAAAAAGGCTGGTGCATCCGCTTGCCGGAAGAGGTGCCGGTGATGACCCGCAACGGCTTTCAGCTGCTGATCCCGCTGCTGGTGGTGATGCTCTCCATCAGCGTCATTAACGCGCTGCTGTTGCAAAGCACCGGGCGAATTTTACCAGAGCTGATAAGCGAAGCGGTGCGGCCGCTGGTAGTGGCTTCCGATACGTTAACCGCAGTACTAATCTCATTGTTTATCTGCAACTTACTCTGGTTTGTCGGTATTCACGGCGCGCTGATCATTACCGGGATTATGAACCCGTTCTGGATGACCTATCTGTTTGAAAACCAGCAGGCGCTGGCCGCCGGTTCCGCTATGCTGCCGCATATTTACCTGCAGGGATTCTGGGATTTTTATCTGCTGATCGGCGGTATCGGCTCCACTCTGCCGCTGGTTTTTATGGCGATGCGCAGCCGTTCGCGGCAGCTAAAAAGTGTGGGCAAAATTGGTCTGCTACCTTCGCTTTTTAATATCAATGAGCCGATATTGTTTGGTTTTCCGATTATCATGAACCCGGTTTTTCTGCTGCCGTTTATTTTTGTACCGCTGATAAATGCCTGTATCGCATGGTATTTAACCCAGCTGGGGATTCTCGATCGGGCGGTGGCGATGCTGCCGTGGTCGATGCCGGCGCCGCTCGGCGCGGCATGGTCAGCCAACGGCAGCTGGAAGAATTTATGCATGTGCCTGTTCGCCATCTTTAACGCATGGATGCTCTATCGACCGTTCTTTAAAGTCTACGAACGCCAGCTCGCCGACGCAGAACGCTAA
- a CDS encoding PTS sugar transporter subunit IIB: MKKIMLCCSAGMSTSLLVKKMIAEAEQRGLPVEINAFGVAEFDQQVGHYEVVLLGPQVKYMQKDLQKQADKYGIRVEPINMMDYGMQKGGAVLDFALSLIDNKN; this comes from the coding sequence ATGAAAAAGATAATGTTGTGCTGTTCTGCGGGCATGTCCACCAGCCTGCTGGTGAAAAAAATGATCGCCGAGGCCGAGCAGCGCGGGCTGCCGGTGGAGATCAACGCCTTTGGCGTCGCGGAGTTTGACCAGCAAGTGGGTCATTACGAAGTAGTTCTGCTGGGGCCGCAGGTGAAATACATGCAGAAAGATCTGCAGAAACAGGCCGATAAATACGGGATCCGCGTAGAACCCATCAACATGATGGATTACGGCATGCAGAAAGGCGGCGCCGTACTGGATTTCGCGCTTTCCCTTATCGATAACAAAAATTAA